In the genome of Daucus carota subsp. sativus chromosome 9, DH1 v3.0, whole genome shotgun sequence, the window TCTTTCTTCTCATGCACCCATTGTGTCTTCTTACAATGAAAAAATCAGACCACTCTTGGATGCCATTGACAAGCTCAGAAACTTGAAGGTCGTGCAAGAGGGGATTCAGCTCCCCACCATTGTTGTTGTTGGTGATCAGTCTTCTGGCAAGTCCAGTGTGCTTGAATCACTGGCTGGGATCAGCTTGCCGCGTGGTCAGGGTATTTGTACCAGGGTTCCTCTGATAATGAGGCTGCATCATCACTCCAAGCCTGAGTCTGAGCTCCATCTGGAGTACTGTGGCAAAGTGGTGTCCACTGATGAGACCAATATTGCAGAAGCTATAAACATGCCCACTGCAGAGATTGCTGGGAATGGAAAAGGGATATCTCACACACCACTGACACTTGATGTGAAGAAGAAAGGTGTTCCTGATCTAACTATGGTTGATTTGCCTGGTACACATTCCTTAACTTAAATATAAGCACTCATATTCTCTGCTCGTTCTTGTTTGTATACTATGTAATggatatttgttttatttatttatgttatttaaGACAATTCTGGAGTAGAACGTAGAAGTAGAAATTTAGCAGATGATATATATTactctatttatatatatgtactgaaATTTTTTGAGCTTCATAAGTGAAAAATTTAGCCTAATTTTGCAAATCTTGATTAGGGGAGAACATGCAATCTAAGTTACCTAACTTAAGTCTCGTTCGAATCAGATACCGGGGTTTccaaatatatgattaaatagGTCTTAGTTAGCTGATTAAGGGTTTTGGAGATCTATGAGCTTACCAAAAAGCAAGCATTGATAGAATTTGTGCTTCAATCTTTGTTTTTGGTAATGTGATCGGTTACTTGTTCTATGATTTTAGTTTAATGACATTATTAGAACTTAATACTTTCTACTGACTAACGAGTTTTTGGCAACAGGTATCACGAGAGTTCCGGTGCATGGACAACCGGAAAATATATACGAGCAAATTTCTGGTATAATAATGGAGTATATTAAACCGGAAGAAAGCATAATACTGAATGTTCTATCAGCAACTGTAGATTTTCCGACGTGTGAGTGTATACGGATGTCACAGTCTGTTGACAAAAATGGGGAGCGGACACTGGCTGTGGTTACAAAGTCAGATAAAGCTCCGGAGGGACTTCTTGAGAAAGTGATGGCTGATGATGTCAACATTGGGCTGGGATATGTTTGTGTGAGGAACCGTATTGGTAATGAAACATATGAAGAAGCGAAAATGGGAGAGAGTATCATGTTTGAATCTCACCCACTGCTTTCCAAAATTGATAAGTCTATGGTCGGTATTCCTGTTCTAGCTAGAAAGCTTGTGCAAATTCATGCAACCATTATTTCTAAGTGTTTGCCTGAGATTGTGAAGAAGATCAACACTAAGTTAAATGGCAATGTTTTGGAGCTAAATAAGTTGCCCCAGAAACTTTCTACTATCGCAGAAGCAATGACTGTTTTCATGAGGATATTGGAATTTTCAAAAGAGTCCTTAAACAAGGTTCTTGTAAGAGGTGAATTCGAGGAATATCCTGACAATAAAAATATGCATTGCACTGCTCGTCTAGCTGAAATGCTAGACAAGTTCTCCCAGGAATTGAAAAACAGTTCTGAGAAGCTCAGCAAGGAGAAGTTCTTACTAGATGAGATATTTGTTCTTGAGGAAACTAAGAGTGTTGCACTGCCTAA includes:
- the LOC108201334 gene encoding dynamin-related protein 4C-like: MVLENKKIPRAEKQDNNKFIPFVIILLFSSSSMPLVVSEIDESTLPLSSHAPIVSSYNEKIRPLLDAIDKLRNLKVVQEGIQLPTIVVVGDQSSGKSSVLESLAGISLPRGQGICTRVPLIMRLHHHSKPESELHLEYCGKVVSTDETNIAEAINMPTAEIAGNGKGISHTPLTLDVKKKGVPDLTMVDLPGITRVPVHGQPENIYEQISGIIMEYIKPEESIILNVLSATVDFPTCECIRMSQSVDKNGERTLAVVTKSDKAPEGLLEKVMADDVNIGLGYVCVRNRIGNETYEEAKMGESIMFESHPLLSKIDKSMVGIPVLARKLVQIHATIISKCLPEIVKKINTKLNGNVLELNKLPQKLSTIAEAMTVFMRILEFSKESLNKVLVRGEFEEYPDNKNMHCTARLAEMLDKFSQELKNSSEKLSKEKFLLDEIFVLEETKSVALPNFLPRSASVSLLQVKVKKISKIPVNFVAEVWDYIKMVVEEILMHHCENYPQVQSSIKRAVSNQINKLKEQSTSRVMEIIEMEEIADYTCDPEYMAVWSKFMTSRDAFKESFRDVHSTIVNIKGFGKIDVGHVRDHPGVRDQAFDLKMRLTAYWNIVLKRMVDSIALHL